The Mycobacterium seoulense genomic interval GTTGTTGATCAACAGGTCGATGCGGTCGTGCGCGGAGCGCAGCTGCTCGGCCGCGGCGCGCACGGACTCCAGCGAGGTCAGGTCGAGCTCCTGGAGCGCGACGTCGGCGTGCGGGCTCTTCGCGGTGATCCGCGCGGCGGCGTCCTTGCCCTTGTCGAGGTTGCGCACCGCCAGCACCACGTGGGCGCCGTGGTCGGCGAGCGCCAGGGCGGTCTCGTAGCCGAGTCCGGTGTTGGCCCCGGTGATGACGGCGACCCGGCCGCTCTGGTCGGGAATGTCCGTGGCGGTCCACTTGGCCATGGAAAGCTCCTAAACTAGTAAGGTAAACGGGGCGAGCGCTCCGGTTGGTGTTCACTATACGGAACGCACGCCCCGCTTTGTCAACCGATTCGAGGTGAACTCATGGCGCAACCCGCACGGCCGCTGCGCGCCGACGCGGCGCGCAACCGTGCGCGCGTGCTGGACGTCGCCTACGCAACCTTTGCGGCCGAGGGCCTGTCGGTGCCGATCGACGAGATCGCCCGGCGCGCCGGCGTCGGCGCCGGCACCGTCTACCGGCACTTCCCCACCAAAGAGGCGCTGTTTCAGGCCGTGATCGAGAACCGGATGCAGCGCCTCGTCGACGACGGGCGCGCCCTGTTGGAGTCCGAGGGGCCGGGGGAGGCGCTGTTCGCCTTCCTGCGCTCCATGGTGTTGCAGTGGGGCGCGGCGGACCGCGGCCTGGTCGACGCCCTGGCCGGGTACGGAATCGACATCGCCTGTGCGGCGCCCGAGGCCGAAGACGCCTTCAAGGCCATGCTCGGCGAGCTGCTGCGCGCCGCGCAGCAAGCGGGCACCGCGCGGCGCGACGTCGACATGCGGGACGTGAAGGCGATCCTGGTCGGCTGCCAGGCGATGCAGGCCTACGACTCGGCGCTGGCCGAGCGGGCGACCGACGTCGTCATCGACGGCTTACGCGCGCAGCGATAAGGCCCGGCTGTTCTTGCACTCGGCATAGGCGAGTGCTAAGAATGACGTTGGCACTCGCGACTGGCGAGTGCTAGGTCGGGACGGTGAGACCAGCAGACACCTGGGGTCGTCCGTCGCGGGCACTGCACCCGGCCAGCGTAAGTAATGGGGTGACCATCCGTGGTCACCCGGTGTCATCCCCGATCCGGAGGAATCACTTCGCAATGGCCAAGACAATTGCGTACGACGAAGAGGCCCGTCGCGGCCTCGAGCGGGGGCTGAACGCCCTCGCCGACGCGGTAAAGGTGACGTTGGGTCCCAAGGGCCGCAACGTCGTCCTGGAGAAGAAGTGGGGCGCCCCCACGATCACCAACGATGGTGTGTCCATCGCCAAGGAGATCGAGCTGGAGGACCCGTACGAGAAGATCGGCGCCGAGCTGGTCAAGGAAGTCGCCAAGAAGACCGACGACGTCGCCGGTGACGGCACGACGACGGCCACGGTGCTGGCCCAGGCCCTGGTCAAAGAGGGTCTGCGCAACGTCGCGGCCGGCGCCAACCCGCTGGCGCTCAAGCGCGGCATCGAGAAGGCCGTCGAGAAGGTCACCGAGACCCTGCTCAAGTCGGCCAAGGACGTCGAGACCAAGGAGCAGATCGCCGCGACCGCAGCGATCTCCGCGGGCGACCAGTCGATCGGCGACCTGATCGCCGAGGCGATGGACAAGGTCGGCAACGAGGGCGTCATCACCGTCGAGGAGTCCAACACCTTCGGCCTGCAGCTCGAGCTCACCGAGGGCATGCGGTTCGACAAGGGCTACATCTCGGGCTACTTCGTCACCGACGCCGAGCGTCAGGAAGCGGTCCTCGAGGACCCGTTCATCCTGCTGGTCAGCTCCAAGGTGTCGACCGTCAAGGATCTGCTGCCGCTGCTGGAGAAGGTCATCCAGGCCGGCAAGCCGCTGCTGATCATCGCCGAGGACGTCGAGGGCGAGGCTTTGAGCACCCTGGTCGTCAACAAGATCCGCGGCACCTTCAAGTCCGTGGCCGTCAAGGCCCCCGGCTTCGGTGACCGCCGCAAGGCGATGCTGCAGGACATGGCGATCCTCACCGGTGGCCAGGTCATCAGCGAGGAGGTCGGCCTGTCGCTGGAGAGCGCCGACGTCGCCCTGCTCGGTAAGGCCCGCAAGGTCGTCGTCACCAAGGACGAGACCACCATCGTCGAGGGTGCCGGTGACACCGACGCCATCGCCGGGCGCGTGGCCCAGATCCGCCAGGAGATCGAGAACAGCGACTCCGACTACGACCGCGAGAAGCTGCAGGAGCGCCTGGCCAAGCTGGCCGGCGGTGTTGCGGTGATCAAGGCCGGGGCCGCCACCGAGGTGGAGCTCAAGGAGCGCAAGCACCGCATCGAGGACGCGGTGCGCAACGCCAAGGCCGCCGTCGAGGAGGGCATCGTCGCCGGTGGCGGCGTGGCCCTGCTGCAAGCGGCTCCGACGCTGGACGAGCTGAAGCTCACCGGCGACGAGGCCACCGGCGCCAACATCGTCAAGGTGGCGCTGGAAGCTCCGCTGAAGCAGATCGCCTTCAACTCCGGGCTGGAGCCCGGCGTTGTCGCCGAGAAGGTCCGCAACTCGCCCGCCGGCACCGGCTTGAACGCCGCCAGCGGTGAGTACGAGGACCTGCTGAAGGCCGGCGTTGCCGACCCGGTCAAGGTGACCCGCTCGGCGCTGCAGAACGCGGCGTCCATCGCGGCGCTGTTCCTGACGACCGAGGCCGTCGTCGCCGACAAGCCGGAGAAGGCGGCCGCACCCGCGGGCGACCCGACCGGCGGCATGGGCGGCATGGACTTCTGAGTCCACCAATCAACGGAAAAGCCCGGCTCCCACCAGGAGCCGGGCTTTTTCGTGTCTCAAGTCGCCGAGCGTGAAGCTAGCCGCGCATTCGACGCCGAGCGTGCGACCAGCTTCACGTTCGGCGTCCGTAGGGTTAAGAAATGGCCCTTCCGACTCCCTCACCCACCAGTACCGCCGTCGTGACCGGCGCGTCGTCGGGCATCGGCGCCGACATCGCCCGCGAGCTGGCCGACCGCGGCCACGGCGTCACGCTCGTCGCCCGCCGCGAAGACCGGCTGCGTGAACTCGCCGAGGAACTCGGCCGCCGCGTCCGCACCGAGGTGATCGCCTGCGACGTCGCGGATCCCGCCGCCCGAGCGGGCCTCCTGGACGAGGTCGGCCGCCGCGGGCTGACCGCCGACATCCTGGTCAACAACGCGGGCATCGGCACCATGGGCTCGGTGACGAAAACGCCCGTCGCCGCGGAGATCGCCCAGGTGCGGGTCAACGTCGAGGCCGTCATCGACCTGACCACCCGCGCGGTCCAGCAGATGGTGCCGCGCGGACGCGGCGCGATCCTCAACGTCGGATCCACCGCGGGCTTTCACCCCATCCCGGGCCAGTCCGGCTATTCGGCCACCAAGGCGTTCGTGAACACCTACACCGAAGGAGTGCGCTCCGAGCTCGCCGGCAGCGGTGTCACGGTCGCGCTGCTGTGCCCCGGACCGGTGCGCACCGAGTTCCTGCAGAACGCCGGCATGGACGAGCGGGACTTCGCCAGCGCGTTTCCGAAGTTCATGTGGATGCCGTCGCGGGACGTGGCGCGCGTGGGCGTCGACGCGCTCGAGCACGACCGCGGAACGGTGATCGCCGGGCTGCCGAGCCGGGTGACCACCCGCGTGTTCCAGTTCATGCCGCGGCGGCTGCTGCTGCCGCTGCTCAAGAGCCAGCACCCCGGCCTCAAACGCGACGCGGA includes:
- a CDS encoding TetR/AcrR family transcriptional regulator is translated as MAQPARPLRADAARNRARVLDVAYATFAAEGLSVPIDEIARRAGVGAGTVYRHFPTKEALFQAVIENRMQRLVDDGRALLESEGPGEALFAFLRSMVLQWGAADRGLVDALAGYGIDIACAAPEAEDAFKAMLGELLRAAQQAGTARRDVDMRDVKAILVGCQAMQAYDSALAERATDVVIDGLRAQR
- a CDS encoding SDR family NAD(P)-dependent oxidoreductase; its protein translation is MALPTPSPTSTAVVTGASSGIGADIARELADRGHGVTLVARREDRLRELAEELGRRVRTEVIACDVADPAARAGLLDEVGRRGLTADILVNNAGIGTMGSVTKTPVAAEIAQVRVNVEAVIDLTTRAVQQMVPRGRGAILNVGSTAGFHPIPGQSGYSATKAFVNTYTEGVRSELAGSGVTVALLCPGPVRTEFLQNAGMDERDFASAFPKFMWMPSRDVARVGVDALEHDRGTVIAGLPSRVTTRVFQFMPRRLLLPLLKSQHPGLKRDADRSPA
- the groL gene encoding chaperonin GroEL (60 kDa chaperone family; promotes refolding of misfolded polypeptides especially under stressful conditions; forms two stacked rings of heptamers to form a barrel-shaped 14mer; ends can be capped by GroES; misfolded proteins enter the barrel where they are refolded when GroES binds), producing MAKTIAYDEEARRGLERGLNALADAVKVTLGPKGRNVVLEKKWGAPTITNDGVSIAKEIELEDPYEKIGAELVKEVAKKTDDVAGDGTTTATVLAQALVKEGLRNVAAGANPLALKRGIEKAVEKVTETLLKSAKDVETKEQIAATAAISAGDQSIGDLIAEAMDKVGNEGVITVEESNTFGLQLELTEGMRFDKGYISGYFVTDAERQEAVLEDPFILLVSSKVSTVKDLLPLLEKVIQAGKPLLIIAEDVEGEALSTLVVNKIRGTFKSVAVKAPGFGDRRKAMLQDMAILTGGQVISEEVGLSLESADVALLGKARKVVVTKDETTIVEGAGDTDAIAGRVAQIRQEIENSDSDYDREKLQERLAKLAGGVAVIKAGAATEVELKERKHRIEDAVRNAKAAVEEGIVAGGGVALLQAAPTLDELKLTGDEATGANIVKVALEAPLKQIAFNSGLEPGVVAEKVRNSPAGTGLNAASGEYEDLLKAGVADPVKVTRSALQNAASIAALFLTTEAVVADKPEKAAAPAGDPTGGMGGMDF